One Dermacentor albipictus isolate Rhodes 1998 colony chromosome 10, USDA_Dalb.pri_finalv2, whole genome shotgun sequence genomic window, CGGCATGATATATGTATGCAAAATTTGAAACCATTCAAGCCTGCGGTTcagccggagagagagagagagagagagagacaacctCATGTAGTCGCCTACAGAACGACACCATggctaaatggcgccgtgacgcgggccctgacgtcttctcagcgggtggtctctactaaactccagcgcgtgttactcccgcggccGGTCACCCTGAGGGGCAGCGTTCCgccggtttcgctcggcctttctctttcaagagccgccgagacctgctggacggcccaggtttggctttcgtggtcgtagcattccgccgccatgcagccgctcacgtttacgctacGTTTAGTAGATGGCAACTCAGCTGGGGGAACGGGGAAAGGTGGGGGAGCATTTATGAGAAGGAAAGATTCACATCCACCCGtcttgtagcacgaagctacaaagaaaacatatacaggtttctcagaagaaaaaaattaaaaaaattcattctggggttttacatgccctaaccatgatctgattatgaggcagccATAGTGAGgggctcaggattaattttgaccatctaggGTTGTTTGAAATGCTCCCAATTCagggtacatgggcgtttttgcattttgcccccatcgaaatgcggccgcctcggccggGATTTGCTACCGCGACCTCGAGTTTATCAACGCTACACCGAAACCACTAAGCAACGATGGCTGGCGGAGAAAAATTCATCCCGGTCCGGGATAGGAGCAGGACGAATTTATTCTTCAACTGAGAAGCTGTCTTTCTGAATTTTTTCCTCGCTGCTGTATGTTGGTACTCTAACTTCGATAACATTTTAGCGACAGTGAACGATAGGATAGGAATAGAATGGTGGGGGCCCCTAGGTCAAGGCTCCGATGGTTCTTGCCATCTTCTGAGCTCTCTGGGTCAGCTTGAGTCAGCTTGAGTCTGTGGCCCCGCACCACGGCTATTCGTCCCTCTAGGCTGTGGGAAGGACGAAAGCAGACGttgacaccacaatgcgctactGTAGTTAGTGTCCCTATGGCTGCGCTTCCCTATGGCCGCGGTTGCATTAGAATGAACGTCACACTTGAAAGCTTACACTAATGCAGTGAAAGGCGCACACTAAGCTTACACCTTGAAATCTTTTGTTTCAAAAACAAGGTATATTTTAGGAACTGGAACGTGGTATTAACGCATTAAGTCAATGGTTCTGAGCATTTTCTTGCTCtatagtcagcgcttgtgtcgtcGTTCTTCTCCTCGTCTTAAGCTCTTACGCGCTGTTTACCCCTTCCATATATGCAACACCAGCTACCCCAATGTCGATTCCTCATACATGGATTATATATGCGAAGTAGTAGCGTAGTTCCATTAAAACGACCAAGGGTTGTGTTCGTCTCTTCTAGGAGACATAATGCCGAAGAGAAGTGAGTAAAGGTAGTGATATCGGGGTGAATTTGGTGTCCTGGCAACTAGCGATAGGCTTTCCGATACTGACTAAAGCAATTCCAAGCGCTCCACTTTCACAGGCGCCTCGGAGGTTTCTGCCGTACGACAACCGGACGGCCACCATCAAGGAGCTCCAGCGCCGCAATGCATGGCACTGGCTGACCTACCTGAACTTCCTGCTGGAGGACGCGGGCGTCCAGTTCCACCGTCAGTCAAGTGTGGTGGTCTTGGACCGCGAGTACGTCACACGCCTCTCCCTCCAGCTGAGCAAGTTCTCGGGCAAGACGCTACTCAACTACCTCGGCTACGCCCTGATAGTCAAGTTCTCCCCGCTCCTGCCCAGCGACGTCGACTTCGTCGTGCCGCTGAGCCACGAAAACTACCTCGAGACAGTGCCCGAGCGCCTGCAGGCATGCGTCCACATGCTCGAAGACCTGTGCCCGTACCTGGTCCGCAAGATGGCGCGCATGACGATCGGCCGGGAGAACGCGACCACGCCTCAGTGGCACTACGACGAAGAGATGCACAAGCTGGTCTACATCATCAAGGAAAGCATGAAACAGACGGTGCAGAGGGCACCCTGGCTGAGTCAGGCCGAAGTGGACGCTGCGTCACAAAAGATCGACAAGATTCGAGTTGACTTTCTGGCAGCCAGGGAGAGCGAGGAGCAGGTGAACGCCTACTATCCGCAGTTTGTGAGCCCGTTCCCGGCCAGCGACGCACTGCTGGGCTACTACAAGCTTCTGAACGAGACCATGACCTTCTACTGGATCACAAACTCGTCGTATGACCTGGACGCCCGCTACCAGGCGTCCTCTCTGGTCGCCGGAGAGGTCGAGTACGTCGCCGAGAAGAACCTCATCTTCATTCCGCACGGCCTCATTGCGTTCGCCAGCAACATCACGCCGACGTTCGACCCGCTCTTCGTACCGCTCATCGTGCCCGCCATCTTGCGCGCCATGTTCGCCGCCATCGATCGGCGCGGCTCGACCGTCACCTTCCAGAATCAGGTAGCTTCTCTAAAACCCTTTCCCGAGTGAGATGTGGCGCTAGTGCTGAGGGGTCATCTGTACTCGCCATTCAACTATGGGAGCGACTGAGTGTATAGTTGCCGCCAAAAATATAGAGTAGGGAGCGGCCGACAGCCGTAGTGGTGGAACTCAAATTAGCGCAGGAGACAGTTCAACAAGATATCGATATAGAAAAATTTCTAGCCCGCGACCTTTCTGCTCTGTATACTTGACTGGTCATATATTTGTGCCCTTACCGTACGCAAGTGATTCTGGTATTCGTGATCGGTTGCTTCCGAGCAGGACGTACAGGTCAATCAGGTGACTGCATGTCTTCGAGTTGCCTGACCATGCCCCTGACCGGAACTCTCTTCGCACCTCGCTTGCCCGTTGTGATGTGGCCTTGCCGACTACCTGAAGTGGAAGTCGTTATGAAGTCAGAAGGGGGCGGTGGTGTAATACGCTTTCCTCCGCCCCCCCTTCCACAGCCCACGCTAGAGTACAGCCAACTTTACACTCAAATTCCTGGGGTCACTTGTTTGCTATTGCACGCATTATAAGATCCTCGTGCGAACATTCTCATACCTTCGTCTTTTTAACTTGCAAGCGTTCAAGGAtaacatctgaaaaaaaaaacagacagcaAAGCTATATACATGGCAGTTGCACTATAATCTAACACATACACGGCCGCAACGCCACTTTACAGCCTGAAAATTGACCCTGTAGACGCCGTAGAGCATGAAGGTTGTGcacttccgaaaaaaaaaagaaagcatcgggACCACTGCTCCGGTGTAGCGCGGTATTAAACGAGAAATTCTGATGCAGGTGGTGAACTGGTGGTCAAACGCTAGCCGGTTCAGGTTCGCCTCGAAGCTGCAGTGCTTCCAGGACCAATACGCGGCCGAGGCGCAGGCCGCATTGGCCGTCGACATCGACGAGGACTTCTTTCTGGACGAGAACGTCGCGGACAACGCCGTCTTGCACCCGCTGCACGATGTCTACCGCAAGGCGATGCACCTGGCACGCCACACGCCACGCGACTCCCGGGTTCCGGGCCTGGAGACCATGACCATGGACAAGCTGTTCTTCATCAACTACGCCGTGGCCCACTGCGACCGCATCAGCGCCAACCTGGATCGCCGGCGGGTGCTCTACAAAGACGGAGTACCGGCCAGACTGCGCGTAAACGTGCCTCTCAAGAACTACCCCAAGTTTGCCGAGGTCTTCAAGTGCCAGCACAACGTACCCATGAACCCGGAGAGCCGTTGCGAGCTGTGGTGAAGTGAGAATAAAGGCGTCGTTGCAGGGTCCTTAATAATGTCTTTGCGTTTAACTATGTCAATACACGTATTTCGTAAACTGACTAGCATTCTTGAAGACATTGTTCGATCATCTTCGTGCGAAATTACGAAAAAAATAATGACGCGTCAAAAAGCGTGCCCGAGGATGTGCGAATTCGTTAGCTTGAAAGGTAATCTGTGTCCTTTAGAAGAGACAAACAAACGCCACGGTTATCACAACGGGCACGATTTACGTCTAAGGGTAACAAATTCGGGCATCATCATTGGATTAGGAACCACGAGCCATCCCCTACGTGAAATAAAATCGCGCAGGAACTCCTGTGGTAGTATGCGCAAGCACTCTGCCACTTATCTCTACGCAGCCCGGTGCCATTATTAATGCTATGTAACTTAATCCCACCAGTATAAACCTTAAACTTAATCCCACTAGTATAATGTGCCAGAAGGATGCGCCAATGAATCCAGTGAAGTAATGTCGCTCTTCAGCGACTTGAAGCAGCCCAATCTGGGAAGTCGGCAGTGAATCGGATGGTGCACCGATTAAAAAAATAATACCAATTGTAAGGTacaggctctgcggagctccgccctcgacgaccaaacctgggcgacccagcacgcccgcgaggcggcggcgaggcaagccctcgacgtcccttcgtgggaggcttaggcccggccatcacaAAGTGATGGTTCTACagtaaaagtttattcctcctcttcCTGTGGGGAACACAGCATATAACTTATAACTATAACCCGAGAAAATTTAAATTTACGTTCTATAGATATAAAATCTACTGTACCTACATACTAGAAAACATAAAAATGTGAATAATCAAAAAATAAACGAAAGGGAAAATTTTAGCGTTGAATTCTTTACGTCTCGCGAGTTGCTTCGGTGAAGGAAGAAAATGCCACGGATTGTTACTAAAAAAATCCTgtttaggtatttattctttttcgatCCACTGttgcccgattcatggccaatcccccgcagtgggttgtgctataattacaggcaccaaaccaaaccaaaccaaactggCATCGCGCACTCACTTTGGCCTATCCCCTGACGCGGGCCTATGCCACTGTCTAGGATCATCATTATCACAATCCCATTGAGTCATAACGTCGACATTGGCGTTGAAGCCAGATCACAGATTATGAATTCGTAGTGCGACACACGCAGTATATATGCTAAGGAACAGGACACGGCAGGGAAACCGCCAGATGGTATACTCTTTGTTGTTATTGTGTTGTGTTTGTTGTTGATATGCAGCAAAATAGGCAAGTCATAGATGTTTGCTTTTAAACACATCTCCTTCTTTGTGCTGTTTTTCCGCCGCGGGAAGGGCGGGGTAACATTTTCGCTGTTGTAAGCAAACCACAAACGcaattctttgttttttgttttttttgcagaAGCCGACTTAGGTGAGTAGGCATTTAGCTGACTAGAGGAAAAGGTTTAAGTGCCTGACTGTAGGCATTTGGCAGAAGGCTGACTGTTAAATAATGGAGTTTATTTTCTCCTGCCCCTCTCGGCACTCTATGACACCATCCTAGACAGCGCTGCGCATGGGTGACAGTAAATGCGGAACATGTGGCCAATACAAGCACGGTCGACCAACAACGTCATGCGTATTAAAGCAGCGCTTTGAATCAAGACCACATTAACGCCAAACCTCAACGAAGCAGATGTTCTGGGAGTGGGCTCTCTGCAACACAGCAAAGCTTAATCGTAGCGCAGTGCGAACAGCGCGGCCACAGGGTTTGGTGAATCCTTCTTCTGGCGATTCTAACGGACAGTTACTTCAGCACCTGCGCATATCTTCTCGTCGTGTCTTACGCAGGATACGTTATCACAGGATGCTCGACACACTGCACTTTCCTGTCCTGCGGCAAAACTCTGCCGCGCACAGCGCGCAGAAAAGAGTTCCTATCCTGACGTGCGGTGCGCTCCGCCTGAGGAACAGTCGCACCTCTGCCGAATTCGTGGACACGTATCCCAGCGACGGTAACGATTCCACCATCACGTTGAGGTCTTCCTCGTCGAGTCCGTGGTGCTCCAACGGGTGGTCCAGACGCAGCTCCAGGCTCCTGAGAGACGTCAGCGACGTCTTGGGGAACCCCCGTGACAGGAACATCCGGGACACCTCGGTGGAACCGAGCTTGAGGTACTCCAGCTCAGGACACTCGGACAGCAGGCACTGCAGGGTCACGGGCGTCGCCCACGTGATCCTGAGAGCGACCAGGTTTCGAAATGCGCTCGACTTGACCTCTTCGTCCAGGACGTGGCAGTGGTCCAGGGACAGCAGGCGCAGGGTCTTCTCCCCTGTCTTGGCGACCTTGTTGAGGTCGACGTCCTTGAAGTTCTTGAGGGTCAGCGCCGAGAGGTCGAACTTCTTGAGGGCCGGCACGACGCTCGAGAACGGGCAGAAGGCCGTCGTGACGGGCTCGTAGGAAACACACAACTTGGAGGGTGCGTTGAACTCGGTCAGTTCCTGGACAGGGTCCGGGGAATCGACCGCTAGGTACACGAGTCCAGCTTCGGGACACATTTCGGCGGCGCGCTTGACCTGATCGGCACTGGCGGGAACAAATGACTCAACGCCGCCATCGTGACCATAGGCGTAACCGCCAAGCACGACGACGAGCAGGTTCCCGATGGCTGAGCGTAGCTCGTTGTTATCTTGAGCGGCGTCCAAAGCAGGGAGGATGTCTGCCGCCAGTAAGCGTAGCTGCAGAGCCAAGGAAAGCAAATTTAAAAAGCAGCCAGAGACATTTTAAATCCGCTCGTATGCACTAGAAAATTTGGAGTTTGTTAAAAATGCTTACGAGTCAGCAATGTTTCGAACGTGTGGACACCTATGGAAGGTTCGGAAACCACTGCGCAAGGCCTGTTGAGCCATCAAAGGCGCAGGGCGTTTACGAGCCCTCGCACTCTTCGCCCGGGGAGTGGGATACCGACCACGTGACTATTACACTCCAATGCTTCGAGCTTCGCTGTGTGGCCGATTGCCACTTCCTCGACGATATCGATGTTTGAAGGATTGTCGTGCGGCTGCTCTGTCCGTGTGAAATACGGGATATGTGGCGTCAAACCGAGAAACTCTGCAAGGCGTCCATAAACGAAAGAGGCAGGAGACGTCGCATCGCACAAAAGAGATGGGGAAACTCGGTGAATGTTTTGTCCAGCTCTGTGGCGTCTGAACATTGGACGAAAAGTATACAGTAAGGCCATGTTCCTTCGGATCTTCAAGCGTGACAATTAAGTCAAAGTTTTAGGGCCGCGTCCTTTAACGACTGATTTTATTTACCTCTCATTTCGCTCAGTGTCATTGGTTCCGATGCCACCACGCTGCTATTATCAGTGTGATGGACCACGTGCGCGATGGGCGATTAGAAATgaataatgaaaagaaaacatGCGAAGTGGTTCAATCTACTGACACGTGCCTTTGAGGATTTGCAGTTGTGACCCTCAAATGACGAGTGTTAAAGCGTTTCGGTTGGCGCAAACCTACCATGATACCATCGTTGTACGTTCTATACACTGAGGCAAAGAATTctagagagacatgtagcagagtcggcaaccgtcgaaaatttgatctgcggGTGAAccacgtcggcttttatgcttGACTCaccgaaggttccagtgtaatcgctggtgccgcttgacttccagaaagtactacacaattcacgtCGTGCATACAATAAGATTACAAATATTACGTGCATACAAACAATCACAGACCATGACAATCTAGACAAGCGCAAATGAAACCAAACCAAGccaaccaaacaagcgcgagcgagagctgatgCGAGCAGACGATAATACGAAACTAATAGTCCGATTGAcaccagatacgagtacgcatcgagcggtcgggcgaGTCCGCATGAAACTAGTTTCCCGGGCGCACGTTACTGAAGGGGCCGCTGTCATTGGTGTCCGCCGTTCGCGGTTCGCGTCTTCCATCTGCCGCTTCGCGTTCGTTCTTTCCTCTTTTGCTATTGTGCTCGTTCCcttgccgacgctcgccgcaggaatgggccaTCAAGAGTTGCACTCTAAAGAAAACATAGCGTAGTAAGGGCAAAGGAGAAGTGGAGACAAGACAAACACTGACTTAGAGCTAACATTTTATTGCGGATCCTGAGCATACAATACACCCTTCTGaatctgcaaaaagaaaagaacagaaggGCAAGAAGGTAAACTGCGACGTGCCGTCTATGCCGAGCATTCAAACTCTTTCTTTGATAAAGCCACTGACAGCCAAATGACGCACTCATCTCCTGCCCGTGCTATTTCGGTGCTCTACACAGTTTCCCTGGTAAAGCTGCTGCGGTGGCGATACACGACGAGGGCATATGGcggcgggttcaaatcccggccccgGCTGCTTCAACCCGATGTGAGTGGAATGCCCAAACGAATGCAGAGTCGACCAGTTCTTTAACGTTGCCGCGCGAGTGTCGACTGGCCTAAGGAGCCTACATGAAAGCTCTGTTCTTGCATGTAGGCTagactggccggccggtcagcgCCTTCTAACAGCCCGAAGCCACGTGATCAgaaagagtagcgcatgcgcacaaagttcactcGAAGCCCAAGTTTCATCTGCAAGGCTCTTCCCACTGTTGTGACAACACGTCACTGCCGCGAATAAGCTTCCCTGCTTATCAGTGACAGCAAGTGCGCGTTAATCCTGACGCGTGTTTTTATAATATATGCCGCTGTAGTCCACGTCCACCGTAAAAATATATATACGATACAATTGCATTGCAACTTTACACGCTTTGTTCAATATTTTCCTGTGCATGTGCACTAGAGCACCACAGGCAAAAAAATATCACCGATTATTAGGATGTTCTCTAATGCGGAATTAGAGCGCAGCTTGCTTGCTGCGCTCAAATTAGCTCACGTTAGCTTGCTGGTATACACCACAGAACTccaagtgtcgtttacacagcctcgacccatcactgaaacttacgttaccagcgaaccttccacgacgtgacgccaCACtactgtgtcggctgtgggtaggagtagcattcaccaagtcctacagctatcgtattggaatggcggattcaccaatgtgcgctaagtgcaagtgtgaagagaccatcagtcaccttctgtgccactgttctcgcttcgataatcaacgtgagactctccagtgtgccttaaatagactggatgacaggccatttacggaagcgaagatcttgggagtctggcctcacagttcattggcccagaaagcagttcgagcactttttcgctacctgagggcaatagacttgagtgcccgactatagacatcctacacctaagttctctctctccctttttcactccccattcccctccccaagtgtagggtagcaaattggactcagtctggttaacctccccgcctttccgtcttcccttctgtcttcccttctctctctctctgagcgcAGCcttacacgtgttttcatttcgcgatatattggcaaTCTCGCGTGGCACGTTGTAAACAGAGCGGAGCGTGGCGCGACTGTCCCTCTAACTTGGAAACCGCGATAGCAAGCGCATGGGTtgacgcgtgggcgcaattcacaacagccgccgccgacagacctctcAGACGATGCGcgatactctggcgccatctcgtagccatcgtcgctgcactacgcttttctcctcacgttttagtcataccctcctccgctttccacctcatggttcgctgcaccttcctctccactttcctcctcgccttAAAAGGCGCTTACCGGTTGGCCTCGACACTCGCGTGGTACTGTTAAAGAATCGGTCGACTGTACATTGTGCATTAGATgaacgtgaaagaaccccaggtggtaaaactAATCAGGAGTCGCCGACTAAGGCGTGACCCATAATCACACCATAGTTTTGGGATGTCACACCCCTGAATTTATGTAAATGTTCTAAATTGTTTCTTTGTATTTCGAGTTGCAGAAACCTATTCTTTTTCTACTCTTCAAAATTTGGTGTGTAAAAATTATTAGCCCAAATAAAGAATCTGCTCCCTAAAAATTCTACTTTcaacttcttttcttttcaatacAGCCTCATCGAATTGGTCCAATGGATACCCAGGAAAACAATTTTTCTCTTCCCACGTACATGTCTTTGGATACGAATACATGAAACATAGCCTCCTTTAATAGCTGAGCAGGAATAATCAGTGGATACAAGGTGCTCACTTTCTTtgctgaaacaaaaacaaaaacaggcAATAAAGCAAGACAAAGCATTGGGTAAATAAATTTTCACGTATGACCAAGATGCACGAATTCCGAGAAAAAGGTGCAGTGTGAAGCAGCAGGCCCTAGCAAGCTACCGCTCAGGCCTACTTTTCaacctttttgtatatatatatatatatatatatatatatatatatatacacctttTTCGCACTGTCTTTTTCTCCGAGGCgagtgaaagtggacgaaaacacAACATACcacaggtgggagccgaacccataCGTTTTGCCGCTAAACGTCCACCGAGAGCATAGGTCGGCATGCTCACTGACGAGCACGCTGACTTTACATCGAGCATCCACACGCTACACCCTAAACCACCCTTACGAGGCGTGGGATACAGTATTATTTGTTACGAACAGTGTCTATGGAAGTGAGTCTGAACTGGGGAGGGTGGCGGGTAACGTGGGTTTGAATTGGAGTGGGTTATGGTGAGTTTCACTGGACGTGAGTATAACCGTGAGCGACTGTCGGCGAGTGTGAGCGGACGTGAGCACGCATGCAATTCAATGCCGGTGAGTGGGAGCATAGGCGTTACTGCAAGCTTGACAGTGGCGTGCCGGTAAGTGCAAACGGAAGGGTCTATGGACGCGAGTGAGTGACGGTGAGGACGAGTGGGTGAGAGTAGGGACGTGAGTTAGTACCGACGAGTGTTAGTGTGAGTGAGTACACGGTTGCTAAAATATTGGTGAGCGAGTATACATGATTACCAGGTAATTTCGCCGATTTATGTCTGAGAGCGTAACGTATATGTACACCCGCtcgcaaaagtttacggaccacaggatGTTGGAAAATGTTCAATtctcgagcagcctgtagcagtagccattAATACTGTATATGGAGATGTTCGTAGCATATTCTAGTGGAGGCCCGAAATGCTAATATTAGGCTGTGTtgtgaggctgcggagatatccAAATTTTTCTCAGGTTtcgtggtccgtaatattttgtggccggttGCACATGCAAATATGTTTTCTTCAATACACTCGAATTTTGCCTCCACAGGAGGCGGTAGCAGTCTTAGTGTGATGTCAAAGCGCTCATCGCGTTCCCGAGGCCGCGCTGTGCAGCCGAGACGAGGTGGTTCTCACGTTCGGGCAAGCCAGCAGGAGGTCGGTCACCGCGTCGCCGTAGACGGCCAGCCCGGTGTCCTCGTGGTCGGCGAAGTTTCCCTCCAGGTGCGCGAGGTGGTGCGGCTCGTTCCTGGCGGCGTAGACGAGTCCCTCGTCGCTGTCGCTCAGGTCGTGCTTGAGGGTGATGCGCCCGGTGCGCGGGAACAGTTCCAGCAGCTCGGACAGCGTGTTCCGGTTGTGGTACACGTAGATGGCCGGAGTGCCGTCCAAGACGTGTGCGGCGGCCTCGGCAAACTCCGGCCGAGAGCTGGGCAACAACGGCAGCTTATTAGTGGCCACGCAGATAGGCAAGTGTATACCGAGCGTTTCGGTAACGGTTGTCTTcagctaatgaaaaaaaaaatttactcgcCATGCTGGCCCTGCCGAAGTGGATGCCCAGTGAAgttgttgaaaaccaccactataACTTCTGAGAGACGTATGCAATGCTTTAGAATATTCATCGCTTTAGaataatggtagtaatggtaatttagacttgtggtagtaatgggagtaacggtaattttgacagcacgccgcaacctagagcggtgctgcaacaatgaaatcagttgctaggctggttatctTACATACGGAGgactagtgacgtcactccccacacCACAAGCTGCCGTCGGCGCGGCGGCTTGCGAAACAGTAATCTTATCctggaaacgtatgcggggagcactacgtgcttcgcattgttatcaggatcGTCTTATCATCAATTATATGGTTCGGGTGGTTGTTTTGTGATTGTTCTTTACTGAAACGTATGCTGCTCTGTACGCCTGTATGCGTGATTCAAAAGatatatgcactgttcgcttcactttgctgacttcttgaagcctctgccttacgggagtACGAGCCACTGTTTGTGGCCCTGCACTGCCACGGGGATGGGCCTACATTTTTGCTGACGGACGcgaacacaaaaaatgcaaatccACTAgatgctaacagcttcgctgtaatgtCAACGACTGGATGCCACAACATGGTCGTTTTAGAGAAGTGCGGTCGTTTGAGCTAGTTGATCACCGTACAAGCTATGCTGCGCTACAGTGGTAAGACAAAGAAGGACAGCACAAGAAAGACATTTAACAGTTATGTTTGCTAATGAAGGTAATCATCAACCGTATCCTAATTCATACCCAACACAGGGGGAAGCGCTTTCCAGCGATCTCAAATTACCCCAGCATCGCGTTCTAATTGCTCCCCTATTGcggcactactactactactactgatactactactactactgctgatAATCGTTAGCCTGTTTTAGGTCTACGCACTTCATGGCGAAGGGCTGTGCTAATGATCTCCGCTGACTCTTGCATTGCGTCATAGGCGTCCGCCCTTGCGTCCTACTATTACACCCTCAATCTCGTTCCACATAGGTTCCACTAGGTAGGACATATCTACAAAAATGTTCCACTTAGTGTAATTTATGCGGTGCTTACGAGcgcactactactgctactactactactattaccacttctactactactactaccactactactactactactactactactactactactactactactactactactactactactttacTATGGTGTAAAGGTTATAGACAATGGATAAGGCGCCCCAGTAAAGGCTGGCGAACGTTTCGACAGGAGGACATATATCTTCTCTtttcctatcgaaacgttggccagcctttcctGAGGCACCTTTTCCCTTGTTTGTATCATTTATACCACGGCCTGCTACTCCATCCGGCATCCTCCTCCTTCTTGATTTTTTAATGCCACTGTTCTACTATAGCACGGCTTCACAATACCTGAAGGCGTCGCATCCGGAGAACGTGGCGAAGGCGAAGCGGTGCGCGGCCAGCTCGTGTCGCCTGGCGATGAACGCGTCCTGCCCCATTCGCAGCCGGGACGGGTGAGGCGCCTCGACGCCCTCGGGCAGCGGGTGCGAGTCGAGCCAGGGCTCGACCAGGCCCAGCTGGATGTGGTCCGTCTCGCGCGTCAGTTCGTCGTCCCACTCGACGAGCTCGTCGCTCCACGACGACGTCGGCATGTCCCTCGCTGTCCGCGTTCACTTCTTCTCAGGGGTCACTGCGCGTCATCAAAGGGCGTGAGCGAACGGCTCATGGCGCGCACTCAATTATTTCGTTGCGCGTGCTCTAGCGGGAGTGAATGAGACGGGCGGTCGCACCTGCAGATCCACGTCAAAGGCGATGGGTCCGCGTTTGACAAGGGCGTGAGAAGGCCTGAGGATACGCGACTGCTACTCATTAACTCATTGCAGCGACTGCTGCTCATTAACTCATTACAGCGACTGCTACTCATTAACTCATTACAG contains:
- the LOC135907338 gene encoding uncharacterized protein codes for the protein MPTSSWSDELVEWDDELTRETDHIQLGLVEPWLDSHPLPEGVEAPHPSRLRMGQDAFIARRHELAAHRFAFATFSGCDAFSSRPEFAEAAAHVLDGTPAIYVYHNRNTLSELLELFPRTGRITLKHDLSDSDEGLVYAARNEPHHLAHLEGNFADHEDTGLAVYGDAVTDLLLACPNLRLLAADILPALDAAQDNNELRSAIGNLLVVVLGGYAYGHDGGVESFVPASADQVKRAAEMCPEAGLVYLAVDSPDPVQELTEFNAPSKLCVSYEPVTTAFCPFSSVVPALKKFDLSALTLKNFKDVDLNKVAKTGEKTLRLLSLDHCHVLDEEVKSSAFRNLVALRITWATPVTLQCLLSECPELEYLKLGSTEVSRMFLSRGFPKTSLTSLRSLELRLDHPLEHHGLDEEDLNVMVESLPSLGYVSTNSAEVRLFLRRSAPHVRIGTLFCALCAAEFCRRTGKCSVSSIL
- the LOC135907336 gene encoding neprilysin-1-like, yielding MTGQPGRRRDRSHRRRDREDRSPAASKSPRRHRMGGRKGRTRRSTSRRSSSASHSSSRGERGRRLAVASAAWLLAALLTILGGVGIGVLAVRYADFFQRVATPVAPPARSYRPAPRLDADGSYLDSPGFVKNKGVDAAPVETCDSDVCLWEGRNLYEKFNESVNPCNDFYGYVCGSSSWYRHSQRIDTRPYRIHSPGQLMFDLADLQQRLYRLRGDQYRARPTLFTNQLLFFLSNCTQPEKNESVWATLKNIFVENLLQGWPFKKDPKVLRISDTAMVLDKYIGLFAFVRVSLRKDLEDDDYEVHLEAPELILKRHQFVYPNESVAEYAKRVERLMSIFTDASMVKAAEDVVQLEQRLLQIKAPRRFLPYDNRTATIKELQRRNAWHWLTYLNFLLEDAGVQFHRQSSVVVLDREYVTRLSLQLSKFSGKTLLNYLGYALIVKFSPLLPSDVDFVVPLSHENYLETVPERLQACVHMLEDLCPYLVRKMARMTIGRENATTPQWHYDEEMHKLVYIIKESMKQTVQRAPWLSQAEVDAASQKIDKIRVDFLAARESEEQVNAYYPQFVSPFPASDALLGYYKLLNETMTFYWITNSSYDLDARYQASSLVAGEVEYVAEKNLIFIPHGLIAFASNITPTFDPLFVPLIVPAILRAMFAAIDRRGSTVTFQNQVVNWWSNASRFRFASKLQCFQDQYAAEAQAALAVDIDEDFFLDENVADNAVLHPLHDVYRKAMHLARHTPRDSRVPGLETMTMDKLFFINYAVAHCDRISANLDRRRVLYKDGVPARLRVNVPLKNYPKFAEVFKCQHNVPMNPESRCELW